The following nucleotide sequence is from Lepus europaeus isolate LE1 chromosome 16, mLepTim1.pri, whole genome shotgun sequence.
GCCGGGGAGGCGGCACCAGGCCGGCTGCTGAACGTGAGCGTGGTCTTTCAGGGGTGGGCACCGTGACGTCCCTGTTGAGCATGCGCAGTGAGCGCCTTCACAGCGGAGGTGCGTTAGGGGTCCCGCGTCGCTCTCCAGAACCCACCCTGCTCACTGCCGCGTTCTGAGAATTCTGGGGGTGCAGGCCGGCAAGGATGGGCTGGAGCCTGATCCTAGCAAAATGACCTCTTCCCAAAGCCTCAGCAAAATGTTTTAGTGCAAATGTCTAGCTTTCCAAGGGCATTAGCATAAGATGCACGGCACTACGGGAGTATGTGCGGGGTGATCTGTGAGCAGGGCAGGGACGGGAGGGGCGGCGAGCCATttccagggtggtggtggtgggagccTTTGGGTGCTGGCTGCGGGAGGGGCAGGTGCTCCACTCGGCACAggccctggagcccaggctgcCGGAGGGGACTGAGAGCTGTTGGGTCTAAccaagagggaagaagaggagggggacagagggagaaggggcaAAGGAGGGAAGGCAGTGAGGGCAGCTGGGCTGTCTTGAGGCTGCACTGTAAGTCCTTTATGGTGCTTGACCTTGCCTGGTTAGGGAGGAGCCTTTGGTCACAAGCAGAAGCAACACGGTGATGTTGCAGGCTACTGCCATGAGACAGAGTCAACATGGGGGGTCCAGGGTGGGGAGACCCACTTGGCAGGCAGGTGGAGGCAGTAGTGGGAGGCACCTGTCAGGCCTTGGAGCAGCTTTTGTaggtgagagagatagaggagcTGGCAGGTGGGGGCCAGGGCAGCTGAGGCCAGCAGGGTTGTCTGGGGGCAGTGGGTGGGGACAGGAACAGGCCAAGGCAGGAGGTGAGTTTTACTAGGGATGTACTCTTGTCAGGACAAGGTGGTGGCTGGGTGCTCACCTGGGCAGGAGCCTGGGGTTGGGACTGTCGGCCCAAAGGTAGGAGCAGAACCTGCTAGCGTGTGcatgagggcaggggctgtgggctgAGGGTGGGGAGGCGGGTGGAGGAGCCCGAGCAGGACTAggaagggcctggggtggggctggtcACAGAGCAGAGGGGAACGGGACACCAGCGGGTTgaccagaggatggccccagcatTTGTAAATcaaggaggcaggtgcagggatggCAGGGCCAGGGGGTGCTGGGCGCTGGGAGCTGACACGGGAGTGCAGAAGTAGGTGAAAGGGGAGGCGGGAGGGCGGTGGTCCTCACGGAGCTTCAGTCTCATCAACCAACTGAGAGCCTTGGGCTTTGATGCCTCTGCCCAGGGGGCCCAAGGTGGGCTCTGGAGATGCCTCTTGGGGGGAAGCAATGGGAGCACGGGGACTGGTCCCGGAGGAGCACCCTGGGGTGGCCACCCTCCCAGCGATGTGGGCTCAACTCAGACTCAAGGCAGAGTTGCTGTGAGGCTTGGAGGCCCTGGGCTGACTTCCAGGAGGGCAGGCCTGGCTCTAGCAGAACCGGGAAACAGGTCTGGGTCACTCTGCCTGGCGTGGCTCGGGTCATGAGAGAGAATGAGTTGGAGGCCTTGGCAGGGCACGGCTGTGTCTGTCCCCGGTGAGGCCCCTTCCACAGACACCAGGGGCCACGGGTGTGGGAGAGTGCTCTTCACCCATCCTAATTCCTCTGATGTGGGGAGGCAGTGAGCTTGACTCTGGTTGGCCACACTCCCTTGGGAAGGCTGCATAATGAGAGTGAGTGAAGGCACTGACTATGAGTGTGTCCATTTGtacaagagtgtgtgtgtgtgagtgtgggcacGTGGATTTgcctgtgaatgtgtgtgtacaaGCAGCAGGGTGCATGTATGTTCATGCACATGagcgtgtacatgtgtgcatgtttaCATGAGTGTGTGTACAAGTGAGAGTGCACATGAGAGTGAATAGGTGTGcattgcacatgtgtgtgcacgtctGTGCCTGCGTCCACACGAGAGTATGCCTGGGAGAGTGTGTGCGTGAGTACCTATATGCCTTGTGTGGGTGATTGTGTGAGCAGGTGAGTGTGAGCAGTGCACTTGGTGGAGTGGGGCTGACAAGAGGTGCTCAGCTCTcctgggagccccagccctggggggctGAGGTTCAGGCACCGAACGCCAGCTCCTGGGGGTTGTCCTGCTGCCTGAACTTGGGGTGCTGGTGAAAGGCACATGCTGGGACCTTCCTCAGACACCTGGGTGAGGATTTCATCCGAGCAGGAGTGTCGTATGCCACGCCGCCCAGGCAGCTAGCGGGAAGGCAGCCCGGCCACCTGTTGTGGGAGACCTCTGGTGCAGGCTCCTGTGCCGAGTGCATGGTGACAAAGGGCAGGGCAGCCCCTCTCAGCCCCTCCTGGAAGACTCTGATGCAGGGACCTGGGTGGAGGGGAAGGTGGGGGATGCAGGGGCGGTTCTGCACGGGGCTTCTGTTGGCCCTGGGATCCGGAGGGTCTGGTCTCAGCTCCGCCCATTCCATGCTGTGTGCTGCAGGTGACACTTGGCAAGGGTGGACCTTAGAAGGTTGCAGGACCTCCTCGGGGCTCACCACCTCCGCTGCATATTCTGCACATCTGGGGGTTCACAAGGAGCTGAGCTACAGCCCTAAGGTCAGAGTCTCTGGGTGTGGGGCCTGGACATGGGCTCTCAGCCACTGAGAGGTGGTCCTTTGGGGCTGGGGTCCCTGATCTGCACCAGCTGACAAGAAGGATGGAGTGAGGGCTTGGTTTCTCTGCCTCCTGCGTTCAAGGAGAATCCCGACTGTCTAAGGAGCGTTTGCATTACTGCCAGGGCTGTGAGTGCTGTGGCGCAGTTTGGTTGAGGCAGGTTCAAGGGCAGGCCAAGGCTCTGGGAGGGCCAACCTTTTCCAGGGATGCTACCTTGCAGCCACCTGTGCCGCGTGGCTGCTGCTGAGAAGCGCGGAGTCCTCAGCTGAGCCGCTGGCCCTCAGGTGAGGACAGAAAGCTCGCGGCTGTCCATTAACAGCAAGTTTTCAATGTATGAAGGGCAGGAATATTGGGGGCTTAAAGCAGGTGAGTGTGACTAAAAGGAGGGTCCCGCAGAGAGAGCTTCTCAGGCCACCCCCTGGCCTTATCGAGCCAGGTGAGCTCCGGCTCCTGATGGCTGCACAGAAGTGGCAGGTGGCCGTCAGGTGACAAAACATCCCATCTGACCCACTTCATTATCTTGCAGGAAATTCACCCAACAAAGTGTTGCCCACCTTTAGCtaagttatttatttacaggaatgggattttaatggaaaaaaattgaCTCAGTGGGAAGAGACAAAGACTGTAAAGTGTGTGAATTTCAGCCCTGGCTTTGCCATAGCTGTGTGAGTCGGGGCCAGCTTCTGTTTCTCTTCTAAGCCTCGCTCTCTTCCTTTGTGAAATGCAGCTAGCAGCGCCTCGTTGCCTGGTTCACAGGTTGGGAAGATTAAATGGGACCATTTATGTTGAGCCCAGTGTAGTGCCTGATATACTGTATGCCCTGAACACTCAGCGGGTATAATTAAAACATTGATTTCCCCTACGTGTGTGTGACGACATTCCATATTTTGTCTCAGTCACTCTCCACTGTGAATGAGGACATCACtcagcccatttcacagatgttgGAACTGAGGCACTACTACTGAGACTTGAGCCAGGTCCTGTAACTCCAGGTCTCCAGCTCTTTCTGGGCACTCTCTAAACTACGATGGATGATGACAGATCAGCGGGTGCCAGGGCTGGCCGTCTGGGCCttggggaggctgcagggagtgaagcagaggtaTTGGGACAGCTCTTAGGGGGCAGCGGAGGACCTCAGCTCACAGAAGATGCGCACGCAGGACACTTTGTGCCTGCCAGTatgaccagggctgagcaatCTTGCAGTCACCACACTGACCAAGCTCACAACAAAATCGttccagggtgggggtgaggcttCTCTTTTATTGtgtttaacgatttatttatttatttatttgaaaggctttcagagaaaaggagagaggaagcaagcaaatcttccatctgccagttcgctccccaaatggctgcaacagccagggctgggccatgctgaagccaggagccaggaattccatcggggtctcccaaatggacaGCAGGGGTCTaaatatttgaaccatcttccatgccttcccaggcacattagcagggagctaggttggaagtggagcagccaggactcaaaccagtgctccaatataggatgccagtgtcacaggcggcagtgtaacccactgtgccataatgccagcccccactgGGAGCTTCTTGCTAAGATGCCAGTTTTCACTCTGATTAACAGGTAACCAGGAGTTTGTGGTCTTTGTCAGTCCTGTAGCCAATACCTGGCAACGCTCTGTCCCCAAATCAATAAgagctgatatatatatatatatatatatatatacacacaaatatatatatataatgtatatatgctTTTATTACAGAAACCTTAACGAATCCCCTCTGCAGAAATTCTACAAGCATGTCCAATTTGATTAAGAAGCTCCCTCCCATCTGAAGAATAGGTGAATTCAGATCGGCAGGCGCGCCATACCTCAACGTCTGCTGCATGTGGCGACATTTTAGCAACCAGTGCACAACATCTGTTCTCGTAGCACAGGTGTCCATTTAAATAAATCTGGGTACCAGCAGATGGCCGGGTATGAGCAGAAAAGCCAGAGCAAGGCTGCCCCATCCAAGGGCTAATACTCGGGCTGTGCAGAGAGGGCCGCTTTAAAGTCTCTAAAATAGCAAAAGGACTTAAAAAATGATAGCAAGCACTGCCCAtgcaaataaattcattttaaaaagcaaggacCTCATGAGAAAATGGGTGAAAGGCATGCACATGTCATTCatttgcaaaaagtttttgaaagccCTAGACACAATGTTAACCTCATTCGTAACCAACTCTAAAATAGGGCCACGTTGAATTGAAGTGCTATCATTGTTGTCCGTAATATTAGAAAATGACATTTCATTCTTAATGATAATGCCAAGGGCTGACATGACCACCCTGTGGTGAGCTGGGTAGTGTAATTAGACCTGCAGAAAAACAAATCACATGATACCAGAAGTCTTAAAAATCTTGGTAGCTTTTGACCCAGAAGTGCCACGCATGGGAATCGATCTTAAGGAAATGCTCAGAAGTCCAGGAACGACGTTTGATGAACAAAATAACGGATCCAATCCAAATGGTCTTATAATAGGGAAGCAGTGAAGTAAAGTATTTGATATTCTCAAAACGGAACATTATTCGGGtattaaaagaagtttatggTTAGTTGAGATAAAAGGAATAAATCATTGCAtcgttcagttttttaaaatgaagcatgTAAATGTGTCCCTAAAGACCAATTTCGACTACAAAATGACCCGAGAACAATGGGAAGGAAGAACATGGAATTGCTAACCTATGTTATCTCCATTGGTGGGAGTACGGGCAATCATTGTcttcttcctgcttttttttgCGTTTTATTCCAtcatatacacaaacaatgaATTAAGGAGAAACATTTGGACTTGGAGAACCAGTCGTATTCATTGACCCTGAATTTACCTGCTTTTGCCAAATAGTTGCATCTGTAGAGTCACGAAATATATTCAAAACTAACCAAAAAGCACCTCGAAGTCAGGGGAAATGAGTGCCCAGAAGCCAAGAGGAACGGCAACAGGAGATGagtagggaggaggagagggaggaggaggaggaggaggaggaggaggaggagaaggagggccaTGCGGGCTAGCGAGGAGAAACACGCACAAGACTGCCCTGGAACTTTCCAGGGCGCCACGTGCTCCGGCTCTGCGGGCGAGCGCAGGGTCCCCCTGACTCCGTGACGTCCCCCGTGCAGGTGACCCTGCTTTGCTCCGGGAttcaggccccgggggcagcatAGAGTAGGCTGTGTTCCAGGCAAGCCCATGATCCTTCCCAAGTCTTTGTATGTCTCCAGGGAGCTGAGGGTCGCTCAGGTGGCAGACAAAATATCACTGAAAACAGAGCCCCCGACGCAGCCTCAGCTCACGGCTTGAGCTCTAGAAATCGAAGTCGTCTCCACCAAAGCCGtctgccctgcctcccacctgggtgctggtGAGGCCTCCGGCGACCTTCTCGTCTTGTAAGTCACGGCTGCCACCTGAGCCCTGCTCTGGGGTCCCTGGGCACGAAGGGGGCCCGTCctgctcagaagtggagcttccaggatACATCCGGGGGACTTTTCTGTCTGGGCATGGGAGTCCCTGAGGCTCGGCATCACTGCCCCTTCTGTCCCCGTCTGGGCATTCCGCAGCTGGGTCTTCCTGGGAGGAGACAGCCGCAGAAGATGGGCTGCAGGAGGCGCGGGCAGGGGGAGGTGTCGGGGGGCCCAGCCTTTGACTGGGGCTGTCTCCTTGGGGGGCAGAAGGTGATGCGGACCTGCTCTCTTGGGCTGGGGTGCTGGTTTCAGAAGCCTCCCCTATTTGGTCCTCTCCTGGGTGCCCCGAGGGGCTGCCTTCCATCTCTGCTCCGTTTCTGCCGTCTGAGCCTGGCCAACCCTCTTCTCCAGCTTCCTGGACCTCTGCAGCTTTGGCGCCATCACCCTGTTCTCCTGGATTCAGGTCACCTCCTCCAGAGGCCACAGCCTCCCAGTCCTGCCCATCCCCAGAGTCCTCCTGCCCGGGTCCTTCCTGCACTCCCTGCTCAGCCTGGCCCGGAGCAACACTGTCTCCACTCTCCAGGTCACCAGTGCCCTCTGCCTCCCCGCCTGGGGGATCCTTGTCCCTGCTGAGCGCCTGGTTCCCCTCACCCTCGTCCCCCTCATCTGCCCCAGACCCAGGGCCcaatcccagcccctgccctccactgGCTGCCGGGGTATCCCCAGCCATGGCGGGGTCCCCCTGACCTGGCGTCACCCCTCTCCCCTCGGTGGCCTCCCCCTCGGGAcacccttcctttttcttctgcaGAATCTGCTGCAGGTCGAAGGCCTTTTTGATGGGTGCACCGGTGGCCGCCGGGGTGTCCTTTGGGGACTTGCGGGTCCCTTTCTTCCTCACGCAGGCCTCACAGGGACAGAACTCCTCCCCGGGCGCGGAGCTGGCATCCTCCAGGCTGCAGGAGAAGAGCCCCCGGCCACAGGTCCGCTCAGGGAAGGCTGAGAGGTTGCGCAGGCCGTGGAGGCGGCGCCGGCGCTGCTCAGTCTGCAGGGACGCCTGGCCCCTGAGGGCTTCCCGGGGAGGCCCCAGGGCCTTCCTCCCGGCCCGGCTTTGGATCTTCTGGAGCTCTTTGTCGGTGCTGGCTTGGAGCCGCTCGCTCACATCCTGCTCCAGCTCGGCCACCATCTGGTCCAGCAGCCTGTGGTCCTGCAGGTTCCAGCGGGCCCGGAGCTGGGCTGTGGCATCAGCCAAGTGGGCCAGGAAGGACGCCTGCAGCTTCTTTAGCAGCTTGGACACCCAGACGGGGTCGGGGTCCAGACACGCCCTGCAGGCAGTGCACCTGCCCGCCTCTCCCGCACTCTGCCTCCACCAGGCCTGGGCTTGCGCCCGTTCCCCGCCGGCTGCTGCGGACGGCTCTCCCACACCAGGCTCTGACCTGGGGCCCCCTTGGCTGTCACTGGCATTGGAAGCACCCTCACTGGGAGGACAAGGGGTTTCCCGAGGGTTCTCACTCCCATCCGGGGGGCATAGCCCTGCAGAGACAGGGAGTCTTGCTGCTTCCTCTTCGTGCTCTCTCTGGTCTGCCTGGGTGCAGAGGTCCccgtctgcagcactggccgctgacaccccaggcccgcggctggGAGCCTCCCCTGGAAGCCCTCCCTCCTGGGTGCCCTCCTGTGGTTCTTCTCTTCTCGTTCCTTCTATTTCCTCTACCTGGCCCCCATCTCCTCGCACCACCTTTTCAACTTCGTGTTCAGATGCATTGTCCAACGGCTGCTCTCCACCGCCTCCCTCCGCTGCCTCCGGCTTGCTGGTGGCACAGGCCCAGGTTTGGGAGCTGGTGGAGGCTGTGGGACAACCCAGCCGCAGGTTTCCCAGACCCTCTGGGTGCTCCGAGATGCTGGAGTCAGGCTCCTGGAAGGAGATTTCCAGGGGCGGCTCCGTCTTCTCTGGCACCAGGGTGCCgtccagggcacagggcacgCTGCCGTCCCCTGAGCCTCCAGAGCCACTGCTGACGTCCACGCCAGACGAGGACGTGGGTGTGAAGTCCTCCATCACTAGCAAAGCCTTGTGTGGAGCCAGCTCCCCGAGGCTGGGGTCCAGCTGGTCCCGCCCAGGGCTGCACCCTGGCCACAGGGCCTGGGAGATGCTCAGGAGCTCCCGGTACCGAGGGGAGTCTATGAACCTCACCTTGTCTGCAGGGGACCCAGGGTCTTCATCAAAGAAGTGGAGCCTGGCGAGGCAGGCGACAAGGGCCCCTGCTGAGTGGCTCAACCTCTTGGCCACCACGTCAGACAGTTCAGGGAGGCTGCTGGGCCGGCTCTGCTTGGCGCCCAGCAGTGCCTTCATGATCTGTGT
It contains:
- the RP1L1 gene encoding retinitis pigmentosa 1-like 1 protein yields the protein MSGAPSHRECLLPAVARALSATQVTPAKKITFFKRGDPQFAGVRLAVHQRTFKTFSALMDELSQRVPLAFGVRSVTTPRGLHGLSALEQLQDGGCYLCSDKQPPKTPGWPGSRDSEGQGEAPGTTSSWKGPKAPRRMTLIKNGDPRLRQTVVLSPRNTRNLAAFLSQASAALHFPVKQLYTVSGKKVDSLQCLLRCPSTLVCAGDEAFRPPVMEDARRNGTETLPGLSSRSRTGSWGPKAKQSVMHSRSGSGSGRRLSPLSETSAPHRPPASLHRAQGAPAPDRHLRDTPAAPGPLVAGDGVEKKVHLNEDGSLSVEMRVRFQLLGQDTLLWSQRVGRASTLTAASREDLSLGEADPPCCTWQGHPWGFSEPGAGGSGPCEAGFKCALGHGQQPGPRYEIWRNPLYASQGEQPAAEKRSGLALRARGRRRWSRGTAGKHGRGQDSASPASSAGHSEGSEQDTCSSPRTVGGGMSSGSLHPASASPARGTGEGPQGSPSPRSEGGRLAGGGPRSCLRLETGGTDEADSDSSASAGPLEGPSEQGAWVCSGYCPTPPEGRPSAKKPPLSPRSTSSGDQSADDWESGGGGQGEEQLEAGPTLLPGPGLAAAAGRRVRSSLSPSAGPRTALEGKAASAGQGLEGLEDDGSVTPSALPHASPDAMVREWLGNIPEEPVLMRYEMDEPTGAARDGPGGPEEAPADDRPPESLGELAQGGQLHLEGDAGEHPEPEGALPDPRQAPPLGHAAAPAGVPDSPVGAGAKEGAAGAQGRAPCALPGRVSASTQIMKALLGAKQSRPSSLPELSDVVAKRLSHSAGALVACLARLHFFDEDPGSPADKVRFIDSPRYRELLSISQALWPGCSPGRDQLDPSLGELAPHKALLVMEDFTPTSSSGVDVSSGSGGSGDGSVPCALDGTLVPEKTEPPLEISFQEPDSSISEHPEGLGNLRLGCPTASTSSQTWACATSKPEAAEGGGGEQPLDNASEHEVEKVVRGDGGQVEEIEGTRREEPQEGTQEGGLPGEAPSRGPGVSAASAADGDLCTQADQREHEEEAARLPVSAGLCPPDGSENPRETPCPPSEGASNASDSQGGPRSEPGVGEPSAAAGGERAQAQAWWRQSAGEAGRCTACRACLDPDPVWVSKLLKKLQASFLAHLADATAQLRARWNLQDHRLLDQMVAELEQDVSERLQASTDKELQKIQSRAGRKALGPPREALRGQASLQTEQRRRRLHGLRNLSAFPERTCGRGLFSCSLEDASSAPGEEFCPCEACVRKKGTRKSPKDTPAATGAPIKKAFDLQQILQKKKEGCPEGEATEGRGVTPGQGDPAMAGDTPAASGGQGLGLGPGSGADEGDEGEGNQALSRDKDPPGGEAEGTGDLESGDSVAPGQAEQGVQEGPGQEDSGDGQDWEAVASGGGDLNPGEQGDGAKAAEVQEAGEEGWPGSDGRNGAEMEGSPSGHPGEDQIGEASETSTPAQESRSASPSAPQGDSPSQRLGPPTPPPARASCSPSSAAVSSQEDPAAECPDGDRRGSDAEPQGLPCPDRKVPRMYPGSSTSEQDGPPSCPGTPEQGSGGSRDLQDEKVAGGLTSTQVGGRADGFGGDDFDF